The nucleotide sequence TTGCCACTGTATTCTTTTATTTGGGATCATGTAAATTTCAGACAAAGCTTATTTAGGATTAGATGAGTTCAATCATTTATTGCTATTTTGGTAATACCTTAATATGACTCAGTTCATTAAGATTAGTTACTGCATtagatataaactaacaattaatatatatatatatatttaaatcataaCGTCTAGATTCATGTATTAgtacaccagtcaaaagtttttgaacagtacaattttttgttaaagaattctcttctgctcaccaagcctgcatttatttgatccaaagtacagcaaaaacagtacaattttaaaatatttttactatttaaaatagctgttttctatttaaatatattttaaaatataatgtgattTCCCAGCTGAATCAGCAtcatttagcatcattactccagtcacatgatcttttagaaatcatcctaatattctgatttgctcaaaaacatgtattattattattattaatatgttgaaaacagctgagtagaattcaggtttctttgatgaatgaaaagttcagaaaaacagcatttatctgaaatagaaatcttttgtaacattataaatgtctttctcatcacttttgatcaattttaaagcattcttgctaaataaaagcattaatttccatcatttctttctcaaaaataaataaataaataaaataaaaataatgaataaattatactgactccaatggtataatgtataatgctacaaaagctttatatttcagataaatgctgatctttggattttactattcatcaaagaatcctgataaaaaaaaatgctgaatattcagaatattcaaatcagaatattagaatgatttatgaaaaatcatgtgacagtgaagactggagaaatgattaaaatttaGCTTCGATCAcaggaattacattttaaaatattttaaaaaaggaaagcagttattttaaatagtaaaatattacttcctttggatcaaataaatgcaggcttgatgagcagaagatagttttttaaaaaaacattaaaattcttaatgttcaaaaacttttggcagGTAGTGTTTGTCAGTTCATAcaacttttaaatgtattagtaaatgcagaaaaaataatattaaccaAGTTTAATAAAAGCTATAAAAGTACAGTTCCCTGTTAGCACATTAGATCCTACGCAATAACAAAATGAACTctactgtaaagtgtttttcatattttaacgATGCTTGGGTCTGAGGCGAATTTGCCTTCCGCCGGGACGATGGGGGGCGATCGAGCGCTTGTTTCTTCACCGCTTTGTTTTTTGTGCTCATGCGCTCCAACATAGTTGGCGCCAGATGATCCGCGGCGCCATCCCGCTACGTACGTacggagggagggagagagagaaagagtgacaGAGTGCAAACCGCAACCAGGCAGTACAGTCGCAACAGAACGAAGATCTTCAGGCCGTAGACTACGCCGAGACGCATCTCGCAAAAGAGCCTTTAAAGGGCAAAGAGGTCggaaatgtttacaaaaatacGCTAATATATGAACGTTTAAGATGGATGTGCGTCAGGGTTTTTAGATTACCTTTGCTAGTTAACTTAGCGGGCTAACTAGCGTGCTATATTTGATACGAGATTGTTATTTAATTCACGTTATGTCATTCGTTGTGGCGTCTGCTGTATCTTGACGCATTTTATGAGCTCGCTGCAAGAAGCGGCGCTTGATCCGCGCTACCGATGAATTGTGGACGTCACGAAGTTCGGAGGTGTTCTGTAGCAATGGCGGCGGAGGCAGCTAGTGTTCCGCTAGCGAGGCAGCTTAGCAGGAAGACAGGCCATGTTTGTTTCACGCAGCTAAAATTGGGCTAGGACTATAGCATGATAAGCGCAGCTTATAGCACAGCTATGCTCGCGTCCAGTGATTTGGACGACTTCAGAATATCGTACAGCCACAAAAGACGTTGAGAACGTTGaggattttgtttttaattcgaCGCCACTAAACAAAAACGCGTTATGTAAGAAGGGGGGCGCCTTTCCCGGGCTTTCGCGAATAGCGTACGTCTGTGATTAGCCTTTAACTCGAGCTGTTGCCTTGTTTATGCCTTGATATCTTGACTTTTTAGAGCTGTGACAGCACAGCTTCCCAGTGAGCAATAAAACTAGTCAACTAACATGACCTAGTTTATTTGCATTTGCTCACGTCGTGTGTTGCCTCTGCGTGCTTACATGAGGGGCGGAAGCTAGTCGCGGCGGCCATTTTACAGCTAGTTAGCTGTTTCAACCTCTGGCGCACAAGATGCCCACCGTTAAACGCCTTGTATTTTCTTGAAGCCGTAGTACGTCTCTACGTGACTTTACACCACTAATATGTGTTTGTATGCCTGAGAAATGATATGTAAACTTCAGGATTTAAGGCAGGCTGTCAgctttttaattcagtgttattttgtgATCTAGCTATAGTGCTAGTTAGCCAGCTAGTTAGCTGATAATACATGCTCAGGGAAGCTAACTAGCAGCTATTTAGCCAGCTAACCTAGCCAACACTGTCAAAGTTGTAAACATGGGTTTTAGTTTATTCTAAATCTTTGGCATGTTTATGGGATTTCTTTGTGGTTCAGTGTTGTTTGTTTGGCTTGAGAAATTTTAATGTCTTAACTGTAGATGCATATATATATGCCTAGCCTGTCAGGTTAGCCAAATATAAACTGCCCATAGGCTAACCTTAGCCAATTTGTAGCCAAAGATATTTCTGCTAACTAGCTTTATGATTGTTTTTAGATCAGACTCATTTTTGGATTAGTTTTTGCAGTGTATATAGCCCAGATCTGTTTCTCTATGCAGCCCTATTTTCTACCTTGAATGGATGTTGGctgttgtatttgtttatgtGTGATCTTATTCTATTGCCTCAACATTTGTAGGTTTGAAGTTTAAACAAATAGTTTGGTTATTGTTAATTTAGTTGAAGTCGTGTGTTTCTTTGTCATGTGTAATAGCAGAAATTCATTTAGTTTCTGcatgctgttttactttttaaaactttaagcagttaaatgttttcagctgaaatatttcattatgaTTATGCAGATGAGTTTAAATGTTTGCTGTCTTTCAACAGGCAGGACTGATCCTGACTCGAGAACCGACTGAGCCTGCAGCGGGCATCCCTTCAAGTTTCTTTGCGGGAAAGCGGTGCTCGTAGAGCAACGCTAAGTTTCACTTAACCGGGAAGACGGAAGTCGTCAGGCTGGAGTGCGTCCTGATGGCTGAGTCAGAGACTGACTGTGACACACCAGGTCTCGATACGTTGGGATCTGAGTGTGTCATCGCCCATACGCAAGTCGGAGACTTGCATTATGGAGCGGAGACTGAAATTATGACTCAGGAGGACAAAAGACTTGACCTAGAGGCTATTCACGGTGATCTAGGGGCAGTGACCTGCGTGGATGTGGTAACAGAGACGGACCATGACTACATAAAATCTGAAATACACCATGATCATCATCAGTACTTCAGCAGTGCGGATATCAAAGGCAATGAGCATTTGCTCGGCGAGGTGCTGTTGAAGACTGAGATTGGTGGTGGAGAACATATTGTTAAGGTGGAGTCTGATCACGGTGGGGAGCTTACAGTGGAGTCAGAGAATGGCGTTATCATCCACGAAGCCCACGGCCTGCAATGCAGTGAATGTGGTGAGATTTTTGGCTGCATGTCTGATCTGCACGAACACTTTGAAATCCACAAAGCCACTCACCCTTACATTTGCGTCCACTGTGGTGAGAGCTTCGCTGTTGAAGCCAGCCTGAGAAGtcacatgaggattcacatgaAAGAGAAAAGTTATACCACTGGTCTTGAGATGGTTGGTAAAGGAGTCATTGATGCATTCAACTTGAAACCCCACCAGATGATGCACTCTCCTGAAAAGCCACACAGATGTTCAGAGTGTGGCAAAAGCTTTGCCGCCGCCATCACTCTCCGGGAACACATGAAAATGCATTCGGATGACAAGCCCTACAAATGCACCCAATGCCGAAAGAGCTTTGTGCGCAGGCGCCATCTGAAAAAGCATCAAGAGCTGCATGCCCACGACAAGCCGTTTACCTGTCTTCAGTGTGGAAAAGGCTTTACGACGGCTTCCAATCTCAAACAGCACCAGAAGACTCATGCTGGTGATAAGCCACACAGATGCGCCCAGTGTGGAAAGTGTTTTGCGGCAGCAGCCACGTTGAGAGAGCATCAGAGAATCCACTCAGGGGAGAAGCCCTACAAGTGCACCCAGTGTCGGAAGAGCTTCGTCAGGAAGCGCCACCTCAAGAAGCATCAGCTGGTCCATCAGGGCGGAAAGCCCTACCGCTGCTCTCAGTGCGACAAGGGTTTCAACCATTCCTCTTCCTTGTCACGACACCACAAGGTTCACCTGGAGGCCAAGATGTACGCCCAGGCCGATAAGGATTTCCCCTTCGATACTACGCTGAAGAGGGGAATGCACACAGGTGAAAAGCCATACAGCTGCAACCATTGTGAGAAGAGCTTCAATCACTCGTCATCACTATCCAGGCATCAGAGGACTCATTCTGATGGAAAGTCCTACACCTGTGCTCAGTGTGGGAAGAGGTTCAATCATCCCTCCTCTCTCGCAAGGCACCAACGGGTTCATTTGGAGGATAAGTCAACTTATAGTGCTATTGCAACAGGAAAGGGATTCCCCCACACTACCATCTTGAAACAGAGAATCCTTCAGAGCGAGAAACCGTATAGGTGCGCTCAGTGTGGAAAGGGTTTCAATCATTCGTCTTCTCTGTCTAGGCATCACAGAATTCATATTGATCAGTAAGCCCGTTTTCCTCTCCCACAAGCGGTGCGCTACCATTCATCCCATGATTCAGGCCAGCTTGTAATGTTAAAGGGTTTGGCAAAAGATGCAAGAGATTCCAGAAAGTTGGCGTGGACCTGCTATGAGGGAACTTGGGAAATTGAGTCCTTTGACGTTTTAAGAGCAATGAATTTCAATTTGGTATGATTGACACTGAAATCCCCTGTGTAATGTGCACATGACTAGATGCATACGTGTCATTCTGGAACATGGCGtgtgatttaaaaacaatagaCACAACTTCCTTCATCACTGACCTGTGCTTTAAGCTGGAGGTTTATGAAGCCTGGCACAATCTTGAACTGAGTATTAGGTCAAGTCGGTTTTGAATGGTAGATAATGCAGCAAATAGATCTAGACACAACGATTCACTCCCCTAGTTTGTATCTTTTACCCATCTCTGTATCATTAATGGGTTGGGAAACTGATCTCATGTGTAAATATATGttgattttcttttatatagATGTATAGATGAGTAGTGTGCTGttcttttctgaaaaaaaaaaattgcgcaTTTTTGATGTATGATCCAGTTAGTCTTATCCATCTCTTGTAGGTTAAGTGGGATGGTGCTTTCAGGGGATGACACTAGCTTTAAACAAGCGGTTCTATGTAAAGGCTGTATTAATTATCATAAACCCTTTATGATGCAAACCGACAGAATCTGCGACCTAAAATGACTAACTCACGAAAGTTCACTTAAGAGAGCAGCACAAAAGTGAGGGCCAAGAAATTTCAGAAAAGTAGATCTTGATCATAAAGAGTCAATGACACAAAATCACATAACGTATACGTTTGTTCTGTTGGGAAATTCGGGTTCATTTTCATGTTGCAAGTTTTCAACACAACTGAATTGTACAGATGATTTTGTTATACTAAGCAGACTTGGTACAGCCTAAGTATTCCCCTAAATGTCTTCAGTGCTTCTCCCTGCTTCCCACCTATGTTACCGATGGCTGACTGCGCATTTAAGATTTGCCCAGTCGTTGCTCAAGTCAGACAGCAATGTATAGCATTTAGTTGTATTCTGGACACATTTTGCAGAGTatcaacatttaataataataataatagattgtGTATACTTtaatgcaaatacaaaatatagcttgcttttttgaaatttgtttgatttgtttttttgcccCCTTAATTCCATGGGTTCATGCTTTCTATTTACAGTTCTGTGTATGGAGAAAATCTTTTACAAAcggatgtatttttttaataaggtTTGGGTAATTGAAAGGGAAATGAAAGGAATACTGTTTTTATGGGAGTGAACGTATCAGAACTGTTCTCTTTCTTTTCCATTGGATAACAATTGTGCTTCATCACGTAGCATAGGTTTATTCATTGTGTTAGTTAGGTGCCTTATTGCATGCCATGTAGAAATGTATGCTGAGctgtaatagaaaaaaataaggttttggCTCCTGCTCcctttttgtttctttacatactaatcaatgttttaatttgaatttctttttttgcttcTCTGTACATGAATGTTTACACTGTTACTTCTGTCTTTTAATTTACTTGTCTGTCAACAAGCCTCTTTGTAGAATAGAGGTTAAAGAAAGTTACAATGCCATTGATCCATATGTTGATTGCCCTCTATAGTGGTCAATTCTTGTCCTATTTGTCTATTCCCCCATCTTTGAGTGGCTCACATATATGGATAAATAAAGGTTGTTGACTATCAACAGGTTCATACAGTGTTTTTATAGTACCTTTTTGCTTTCATCAAGGTTTGCTGTATGTAGTGTGTATATAACGTTTGTTTAAATGGTATTTATACTGTCACTGAGGAagacaatttattgattaaatatttaaagttggATTGTTGTTAAAATCTGAAAGTCAGATCATACTAAAGTCATTGGTGAGGTTATCTTTGTAGCAAAGTGAAGAGGAAATTCAGGTTTTTGACTGAAGTGACCTTGTGTTAGATGTGTGTGCAGGGCCATCTGCTGGTACCTCTTGTTTTTCATCCTGTGTGCCTTGCTTTtaggtttaaatgttttgtttttttagtgattgAGTGTAAGAATGTGATGTTTTCTTACATTAGGGCTAGTAGATTATCTTCAAATCAAAGTCCTGAGCAGTCTGTTACGTTTTCTATGTTTTTGGTGATCATGTCATCATAGTTAGTGGCTATTTAGTAACTTAAATGTCAGATTTAGCAATTCATGGTTGATTATGAATGGCAGAGGTAATTATTTTCgttatgaaacatttaaattgattttaaatagtttcaCTTTAATTCATTGGGATGTTTTGGAAATTAATGACTTATTCAGGATTACTTCTCATGTATTTTCAGCCAAAATTCCCCATTGTTTAAAACCATGGCATTAGGtctttatattcagtgagctcAAACAAGTCTGGCTTATTTTATGAAAGGTTGAGAAGAGTCGagatgaatttcttcactgttagtttaattgtatatttttctgTTGGGGCTGGAAAATCGTGCACAGAAGTGAGttttctgaatttaaatttctttgttacgattagttttttaattaattgatatgAAATGaggatttttgtgttttgtttttaaccgAAGACTACTGAGAATCAGCACTATACATGCACAGGAAGAAACCTCAGCTACATACCATCCAGTATTCCTTCCTCCATTCAGACTCTGgatttcagttttaatgttttgaaacgCTTACGGAAGACCGTTTTCCCAGTTTTGTCTTTTCTACGAGTTCTCGATCTGTC is from Labeo rohita strain BAU-BD-2019 chromosome 13, IGBB_LRoh.1.0, whole genome shotgun sequence and encodes:
- the si:ch211-198a12.6 gene encoding zinc finger protein 501; this translates as MAESETDCDTPGLDTLGSECVIAHTQVGDLHYGAETEIMTQEDKRLDLEAIHGDLGAVTCVDVVTETDHDYIKSEIHHDHHQYFSSADIKGNEHLLGEVLLKTEIGGGEHIVKVESDHGGELTVESENGVIIHEAHGLQCSECGEIFGCMSDLHEHFEIHKATHPYICVHCGESFAVEASLRSHMRIHMKEKSYTTGLEMVGKGVIDAFNLKPHQMMHSPEKPHRCSECGKSFAAAITLREHMKMHSDDKPYKCTQCRKSFVRRRHLKKHQELHAHDKPFTCLQCGKGFTTASNLKQHQKTHAGDKPHRCAQCGKCFAAAATLREHQRIHSGEKPYKCTQCRKSFVRKRHLKKHQLVHQGGKPYRCSQCDKGFNHSSSLSRHHKVHLEAKMYAQADKDFPFDTTLKRGMHTGEKPYSCNHCEKSFNHSSSLSRHQRTHSDGKSYTCAQCGKRFNHPSSLARHQRVHLEDKSTYSAIATGKGFPHTTILKQRILQSEKPYRCAQCGKGFNHSSSLSRHHRIHIDQ